One region of Polaribacter pectinis genomic DNA includes:
- a CDS encoding anti-sigma factor: MKKVLNLVLVFALTAFFAACNNNNDDLPTTANLTVDLTGLDELGADFVYEGWLIVNGAPVSTGTFTSVSFPQTYTVDINDLESATKFVLSIEPAVDSDPAPAATKILAGDFSGNSASVSSTGIVGDFSNSSGKYILATPTDSDDTNEASGVWFLDNSNPPAVAGLDLPTLSDGWKYEGWVVLNGTPVSTGTFTSVSSADDNAATSPYKGTTGNGPGYPGEDYVMGSAAGVNFPTDLKGATVVISVEPSPDNNPAPFTLKPLAHVVPSDAMNHTVLTMGTGPKAVLTGTVTR; the protein is encoded by the coding sequence ATGAAAAAAGTTTTAAATTTAGTATTAGTCTTTGCATTGACTGCGTTTTTTGCAGCATGTAACAACAACAATGATGATTTACCTACAACAGCAAATTTAACTGTAGATTTAACAGGATTAGATGAATTAGGTGCAGATTTTGTGTATGAAGGTTGGTTAATTGTAAATGGAGCGCCAGTAAGTACAGGAACATTTACAAGCGTTTCTTTTCCGCAAACTTACACAGTAGACATTAATGATTTAGAAAGTGCTACAAAATTTGTATTATCTATAGAACCAGCTGTAGATTCTGATCCAGCACCAGCAGCAACAAAAATTTTAGCTGGAGATTTCTCTGGTAATTCAGCAAGTGTTTCTTCAACAGGAATTGTTGGTGATTTTTCAAATTCATCAGGAAAATACATTTTAGCTACACCAACAGATTCAGATGATACAAATGAAGCAAGTGGGGTTTGGTTTTTAGATAATTCCAATCCGCCAGCTGTTGCAGGTTTAGATTTACCAACTTTGTCTGACGGTTGGAAATATGAAGGATGGGTAGTTTTAAACGGAACACCAGTAAGTACAGGTACATTTACATCTGTATCTTCAGCTGATGATAATGCTGCAACTTCACCATATAAAGGAACAACAGGAAATGGACCAGGATATCCTGGAGAAGATTATGTTATGGGATCTGCAGCCGGAGTTAATTTTCCAACAGATTTAAAAGGAGCAACAGTTGTAATTTCTGTAGAACCAAGTCCAGATAATAATCCTGCACCATTTACATTAAAACCTTTGGCACATGTTGTTCCTAGTGACGCTATGAATCATACTGTTTTAACTATGGGAACAGGTCCAAAAGCAGTTTTAACAGGAACAGTAACTAGATAA
- a CDS encoding Crp/Fnr family transcriptional regulator: MKNLWFFDNVNLFNLLCPHKFKEYKKCHTFDNYKKSDYIYFTEDTANKVFLIQNGKVKIGYYTEEGEEVVNAILTKGQLFGEKAILGEEKRNEFAQSVDNSTSICPIGVETLHDLMRDNKTFSLKIYKFLGLRFKKLERRLQLILFKDTKTRFLEFMKELCEEYGHDCEKTGDKIIEHPYTQKDIASLIGTSRSNLNVLMNELKDENIINFNRKEIRLLQKIA, translated from the coding sequence ATGAAAAATCTTTGGTTTTTTGACAATGTAAATTTATTTAATTTATTATGTCCACATAAATTTAAAGAATATAAAAAGTGTCATACTTTCGATAACTATAAAAAAAGTGATTATATCTATTTTACAGAAGATACTGCAAACAAGGTCTTTCTTATTCAAAATGGAAAAGTAAAAATTGGTTATTACACAGAAGAAGGAGAAGAAGTTGTAAATGCAATTTTAACCAAAGGGCAATTATTTGGTGAAAAAGCAATACTAGGAGAAGAAAAAAGAAATGAATTTGCGCAATCTGTAGATAACTCAACTTCAATATGTCCAATAGGAGTGGAGACACTTCATGATTTAATGCGAGATAATAAAACCTTCAGTTTAAAAATATATAAGTTTTTAGGCTTACGTTTTAAAAAACTAGAAAGAAGATTACAACTCATTTTATTTAAAGATACCAAAACTCGCTTTTTAGAATTTATGAAAGAATTGTGTGAAGAATATGGACATGATTGTGAGAAAACTGGAGATAAGATAATCGAACACCCTTATACACAAAAAGATATTGCTTCGTTAATAGGTACTTCTAGATCTAATTTAAATGTATTAATGAATGAGTTAAAAGATGAAAATATCATCAATTTTAACAGAAAAGAAATAAGATTACTTCAAAAAATAGCATAA
- a CDS encoding aconitate hydratase, whose product MAFDIEMIKKVYANVVERVDAAREITGKPLTLAEKILYSHLWDGNPSKAFTRGKDYVDFAPDRIALQDATAQMALLQFMQAGKSKVAVPTTTHCDHLIQAKNGAGADLQSALNTSNEVFNFLESVSNKYGLGFWKPGAGIIHQVVLENYAFPGGMMIGTDSHTVNAGGLGMVAIGVGGADAVDVMAGMAWELKFPKLIGVKLTGKLSGWTAPKDVILKVAGIVSAKGGTGAIVEYFGEGAKAMSCTGKGTICNMGAEIGATTSTFGYDESMERYLRATDRSDVADAANKVKDYLTGDDEVYANPDAYFDQVIEINLSELSPLLNGPFTPDLSTKAGSDMTKKANENDWPLAVEWGLIGSCTNSSYEDLSRASSIAQQAIDKGLTMKSELGINPGSEKVRYTADRDGIIGIFEKLDAKIFTNACGPCIGQWARYSDPKNAPKNSIIHSFNRNFAKRADGNPNTHAFVASPEMVAAVAIAGRLDFNPMTDKLINNNGEEVMLDEPTGWELPPKGFEVKDDGYLAPEEDGSHVKIAVKEDSERLQLLEPFTPIGNDISGAKLLIKAFGKCTTDHISMAGPWLRFRGHLDNISNNCLIGAVNAFGKKTNFVKNQLTGEFGGVPDTARAYKAAGVKSIVVGDHNYGEGSSREHAAMEPRHLGVVAVLVKSFARIHETNLKKQGMLGLTFANEADYDLIQEDDTFNFVDMNEFSPNKPLTIEVVHADGSKDTIIANHTYNQGQIDWYNEGSALNLIKKENA is encoded by the coding sequence ATGGCTTTTGATATTGAGATGATCAAAAAAGTGTACGCAAACGTTGTAGAACGAGTAGATGCCGCACGTGAAATTACAGGAAAACCTTTAACGTTAGCAGAGAAAATATTATATTCTCACCTTTGGGATGGAAATCCTAGTAAAGCGTTTACTAGAGGAAAAGATTATGTAGATTTTGCACCAGATAGAATTGCTTTACAAGATGCAACTGCACAAATGGCTTTATTGCAATTTATGCAAGCAGGTAAAAGTAAAGTAGCAGTTCCTACAACCACACACTGTGATCACTTAATTCAAGCTAAAAATGGAGCTGGAGCAGATTTACAGTCTGCATTAAATACTAGTAACGAAGTATTTAATTTTTTAGAATCAGTTTCTAATAAATACGGATTAGGTTTTTGGAAACCAGGAGCAGGTATTATTCACCAAGTGGTTCTAGAAAATTATGCATTTCCTGGAGGAATGATGATTGGTACAGATTCTCATACTGTAAATGCAGGAGGATTGGGAATGGTAGCAATTGGAGTTGGTGGAGCAGATGCTGTAGACGTTATGGCAGGAATGGCTTGGGAATTAAAATTTCCAAAACTAATTGGAGTTAAGTTAACTGGAAAACTTTCAGGTTGGACTGCACCAAAAGATGTTATTTTAAAAGTTGCTGGTATTGTTTCTGCAAAAGGAGGAACAGGAGCAATTGTAGAATATTTTGGTGAAGGAGCAAAAGCAATGTCTTGTACTGGAAAAGGTACAATTTGTAATATGGGAGCTGAAATTGGAGCAACAACTTCAACATTTGGTTACGATGAATCTATGGAACGTTATTTACGTGCTACAGATAGAAGTGATGTTGCAGATGCAGCAAATAAAGTTAAAGATTATTTAACTGGAGATGATGAAGTGTATGCAAATCCAGATGCTTATTTCGATCAAGTTATAGAAATTAACTTATCTGAATTAAGCCCATTATTAAACGGACCTTTTACGCCAGATTTATCTACGAAAGCAGGTTCTGATATGACTAAAAAAGCTAATGAAAATGATTGGCCTTTAGCTGTAGAATGGGGATTAATTGGTTCTTGTACTAACTCTTCTTACGAAGATTTATCGAGAGCTTCTTCTATTGCGCAACAAGCAATTGATAAAGGATTAACAATGAAATCTGAATTAGGTATTAATCCAGGTTCAGAAAAAGTAAGATATACTGCTGATAGAGATGGTATTATTGGAATTTTCGAAAAATTAGATGCGAAGATTTTTACAAATGCTTGTGGACCATGTATTGGTCAATGGGCAAGATATTCAGATCCTAAAAATGCACCTAAAAACTCTATAATTCACTCTTTTAACAGAAACTTCGCAAAACGTGCAGATGGAAATCCAAATACACATGCATTTGTAGCTTCACCAGAAATGGTTGCTGCAGTTGCTATTGCAGGTCGTTTAGATTTTAATCCAATGACGGATAAATTAATCAATAATAACGGAGAAGAAGTAATGTTAGATGAACCTACAGGATGGGAATTACCTCCAAAAGGTTTTGAAGTAAAAGATGATGGATATTTAGCGCCAGAAGAAGATGGAAGTCACGTTAAAATTGCTGTAAAAGAAGATTCAGAAAGATTACAATTATTAGAGCCTTTTACACCGATTGGAAATGATATTTCAGGTGCAAAATTATTAATAAAAGCTTTTGGAAAATGTACAACAGACCACATTTCTATGGCTGGACCATGGTTACGTTTTAGAGGGCATTTAGATAATATTTCTAACAACTGTTTAATTGGTGCTGTAAATGCTTTCGGTAAGAAAACTAATTTTGTAAAAAATCAATTAACTGGTGAGTTTGGTGGTGTTCCAGACACTGCAAGAGCTTACAAAGCTGCAGGAGTTAAATCTATTGTAGTTGGTGATCATAATTATGGTGAAGGTTCTTCTAGAGAACATGCTGCAATGGAGCCTCGTCATTTAGGAGTTGTTGCTGTTTTAGTAAAATCTTTTGCTAGAATTCATGAAACAAACTTAAAGAAACAAGGTATGTTAGGTTTAACATTTGCTAATGAAGCAGATTATGATTTAATTCAAGAAGATGATACATTCAACTTTGTTGATATGAATGAATTTTCTCCAAATAAACCTTTAACTATTGAAGTTGTTCATGCAGATGGTAGTAAAGACACTATTATTGCTAACCACACTTACAATCAAGGACAAATAGATTGGTATAATGAAGGTTCTGCTTTAAATTTAATTAAAAAAGAAAACGCATAA
- the ppgK gene encoding polyphosphate--glucose phosphotransferase codes for MKVLGIDIGGTGIKAAIVDTKTGELITERHRIATPKPATPKAVAKVVKEMVNYFHWKGAVGCCFPTIIVDGQCKHHGNLSPDWLDVKVDKLFKKECGNHFFVSNDADLAGVAEISLGAGKDVKGKVFVITIGTGIGSGLFYNGKLIPNVELGRIYHTDGKIIEKFVADSTRKKEDLSLEEWAKRLDIFLTHVKTLHTPKMYILGGGISKKYDKFKQYLTVDIPVEVAKFKNNAGIIGAAMFAHKKTKK; via the coding sequence ATGAAAGTATTAGGAATAGATATTGGTGGAACAGGAATTAAAGCTGCAATTGTAGATACAAAAACAGGAGAGTTAATTACTGAAAGACACAGAATTGCAACTCCAAAACCTGCAACTCCAAAAGCTGTTGCTAAAGTTGTAAAAGAAATGGTAAATTATTTCCATTGGAAAGGTGCTGTTGGTTGTTGTTTTCCTACAATTATTGTTGATGGGCAATGCAAACATCATGGTAATTTAAGTCCAGATTGGTTAGATGTTAAAGTTGATAAGCTTTTTAAAAAAGAATGTGGAAATCATTTTTTTGTTAGTAATGATGCAGATTTAGCAGGAGTTGCAGAAATTAGTTTAGGTGCTGGAAAAGATGTAAAAGGTAAAGTTTTTGTAATTACTATTGGTACAGGAATTGGTTCGGGACTTTTTTATAATGGTAAATTAATTCCGAATGTAGAATTAGGAAGAATTTATCATACAGATGGCAAAATCATAGAAAAATTTGTTGCAGATTCTACAAGAAAAAAGGAAGATTTATCATTAGAAGAATGGGCTAAAAGATTAGATATTTTCTTAACTCATGTAAAAACATTACACACTCCAAAAATGTACATTTTAGGTGGTGGAATTAGTAAAAAGTATGATAAATTCAAACAATATTTAACAGTTGATATTCCTGTTGAAGTAGCAAAATTTAAAAATAATGCAGGTATAATTGGAGCTGCTATGTTTGCTCACAAAAAGACTAAAAAATAA
- the dnaJ gene encoding molecular chaperone DnaJ — protein MAKQDFYEILGISKSATQAEIKKAYRKMAIKYHPDKNPDDKTAEENFKKAAEAYEILSDENKKARYDQYGHQAFDGPQGGGGFGGGGMNMDDIFSQFGDIFGGGGGFGGGFGGFGGGGGQRQARVKGSNMRIRVKLTLEEIAKGVEKKVKVRRKVQADGVTYKTCTTCNGSGQQMRVTNTILGRMQTATTCGTCSGAGEIISSKPNGADAQGLITKEETVPINIPAGVTEGVQLKVGGKGNEAPGKNSIAGDLLVLIEEIPHETLKREGTNIHYDLYVNFSEAVLGVSKEVETVTGKVKIKIEPGTQSGKILRLKGKGLPSIERYGTGDFLIHINVWTPQELNKEQKQFFEKMSDNENFTPSPNKSDKSFFEKVKDMFS, from the coding sequence ATGGCAAAACAAGATTTTTACGAAATATTAGGCATTTCTAAATCAGCTACACAAGCAGAAATTAAGAAGGCATATAGAAAAATGGCAATTAAATATCATCCAGATAAAAATCCAGATGATAAAACAGCTGAAGAAAACTTTAAGAAAGCTGCAGAAGCTTACGAAATTTTAAGCGACGAAAACAAAAAAGCACGTTATGACCAATATGGTCACCAAGCTTTCGATGGTCCTCAAGGAGGTGGTGGCTTTGGTGGAGGCGGAATGAATATGGATGACATATTCAGCCAATTTGGAGACATTTTCGGAGGCGGAGGCGGTTTCGGTGGTGGCTTTGGAGGCTTTGGTGGTGGTGGAGGCCAACGTCAAGCTAGAGTTAAAGGAAGTAACATGCGAATTCGTGTAAAACTTACTTTAGAAGAAATTGCAAAAGGAGTAGAGAAGAAGGTAAAAGTTCGCAGAAAAGTTCAAGCAGATGGAGTTACATACAAAACTTGTACAACCTGTAATGGTTCTGGTCAGCAAATGCGTGTTACAAATACCATTCTAGGTAGAATGCAGACAGCAACTACCTGTGGCACTTGTTCTGGAGCAGGAGAAATAATAAGTTCTAAACCAAATGGAGCAGATGCTCAAGGTTTAATAACTAAAGAAGAAACAGTACCAATTAATATTCCTGCAGGTGTAACTGAAGGTGTTCAGTTAAAAGTAGGAGGAAAAGGAAATGAAGCACCAGGTAAAAATTCAATTGCTGGAGACTTATTAGTCTTAATAGAAGAAATACCTCACGAAACTTTAAAAAGAGAAGGAACAAATATTCATTACGATTTATATGTAAACTTTTCAGAAGCAGTTTTAGGTGTAAGTAAAGAAGTGGAAACAGTTACAGGAAAAGTAAAAATTAAAATAGAACCAGGAACACAATCTGGTAAAATTTTAAGACTAAAAGGAAAAGGTTTACCTAGTATAGAACGTTATGGAACAGGAGATTTCTTGATTCATATTAATGTTTGGACACCACAAGAGTTAAACAAAGAACAAAAACAGTTTTTTGAGAAAATGTCTGATAATGAAAACTTTACACCAAGTCCTAACAAATCAGACAAATCATTTTTTGAAAAAGTAAAAGATATGTTTTCGTAA